A window of the Montipora foliosa isolate CH-2021 unplaced genomic scaffold, ASM3666993v2 scaffold_174, whole genome shotgun sequence genome harbors these coding sequences:
- the LOC137986268 gene encoding uncharacterized protein: MLIRKTLTDRSTSLTYTLSDEYPLTETEFRSFHMVTSETVKAYVNTIGPKSCELDPIPASVLCSCKDILLPVLTDIVNMSLQSGHMPTQLKQAILKPKLKKDSLSPSEFSNFRPISNWKAISNIIDKAVACQLNDHLTETHLSETFQSAYKRFHSTETALLKVQDDILQA, translated from the coding sequence ATGTTGATAAGGAAAACGCTAACTGACAGGTCTACCTCCCTTACATATACACTGAGTGATGAGTATCCTCTGACTGAAACTGAATTTCGCAGTTTCCACATGGTGACTTCGGAAACAGTTAAAGCCTACGTCAACACTATCGGACCAAAATCATGCGAGCTTGATCCTATTCCAGCATCAGTCTTATGTAGCTGTAAAGATATACTTCTTCCAGTACTTACAGATATTGTTAACATGTCTCTCCAATCTGGACACATGCCAACACAACTTAAACAAGCCATACTGAAACCGAAGTTAAAGAAGGATTCTCTTAGCCCAAGTGAATTCTCAAATTTTAGACCCATTTCGAATTGGAAGGCCATATCCAACATCATTGATAAGGCTGTTGCCTGTCAATTGAATGATCATCTCACTGAAACTCACCTCAGTGAAACGTTCCAGTCTGCTTATAAACGCTTCCATAGCACAGAAACGGCACTCTTGAAAGTACAAGATGATATCCTTCAAGCCTAG